The following proteins are encoded in a genomic region of Flammeovirga pectinis:
- a CDS encoding START domain-containing protein — MSIQSSWKSLGSHAIPSPEQIEVALNSQVTGDVSTYQGVTQLPFSIPRLAFILEDIETRKKWVSRLAEEILVAKNEEDFSFVTYEHYDMQWPVSDREYVLEGKWTILEDTPTTAVSLLVHSIERDEYPLRKDRVRGDLKRLYYLFERISTNETKVTVEIQVDPEGDLPNFFVNMIQKNWPINTLTALYNESKKGEQEHDLLKKALNK, encoded by the coding sequence ATGTCAATTCAATCTAGTTGGAAATCATTAGGTTCCCACGCTATTCCATCTCCAGAACAAATAGAAGTAGCACTTAACAGCCAAGTAACTGGTGATGTAAGCACATACCAAGGTGTTACCCAGTTGCCATTTAGTATTCCTAGACTTGCATTTATTCTAGAAGATATAGAAACTAGAAAAAAATGGGTATCTAGATTAGCTGAAGAAATTTTGGTTGCAAAAAATGAAGAAGATTTTTCTTTTGTTACCTATGAGCATTACGATATGCAATGGCCTGTAAGCGATAGAGAATATGTACTAGAAGGCAAATGGACTATCTTAGAAGATACTCCAACTACCGCTGTTAGTTTATTGGTTCATTCTATAGAAAGAGATGAATATCCTCTAAGAAAGGATCGCGTTAGGGGAGATTTAAAAAGATTGTACTATTTATTTGAAAGAATAAGTACAAATGAAACAAAGGTAACAGTAGAAATCCAAGTAGACCCAGAAGGCGATTTACCAAATTTCTTTGTAAATATGATACAGAAAAACTGGCCTATAAATACGCTTACCGCTCTCTATAACGAAAGTAAAAAAGGAGAACAAGAGCATGATTTACTAAAAAAAGCACTGAATAAATAA
- a CDS encoding amidohydrolase family protein codes for MTTSKPIEEADIIFTNGKIYTVNDNQPWAEAVGVKDNKIILVGSSIEAKKYMGDKTEVINLHGKMMLPGFVSGHDHLISSNWMKAGVPLFDAKSKVDYLKLIKEYADQNPDEPIVFEYGWNKDAYGGLTSVINRRLITPNITNLKVYK; via the coding sequence TTGACTACTTCAAAACCAATTGAAGAAGCAGATATTATTTTCACTAATGGGAAAATTTATACTGTTAATGATAACCAACCTTGGGCAGAAGCAGTAGGTGTAAAAGACAATAAAATCATCCTTGTAGGATCTTCTATTGAGGCTAAAAAATATATGGGAGATAAAACTGAAGTAATTAATTTACATGGTAAAATGATGTTACCCGGATTTGTAAGCGGACACGATCACTTAATTTCATCAAACTGGATGAAAGCTGGTGTACCTCTTTTTGATGCAAAATCTAAAGTAGATTATTTAAAACTGATTAAAGAGTATGCCGATCAAAATCCTGATGAACCTATTGTATTTGAATATGGTTGGAACAAAGATGCTTATGGTGGGTTAACTTCGGTTATTAATCGAAGACTAATTACTCCAAACATTACCAACTTAAAAGTATATAAATAA
- a CDS encoding hemolysin family protein: protein MNENIIYIGLCLLFSAFFSATEIAFVSANRLHIEVQRTKDSFTGRLINKFFENKSTFITTILIGNTSALVMYGIFVSNVLDPVLQAFFIKQLPTLDSSSLEISVLISQTILSTVVVLITAEFLPKSLTMLNPDVFLNIAAPPMNVIYIVMYPITWVVEKLSQFTIRYLMGIKSEEEETPFNLTDLGQYIQEIDIATQDDDDTEAESIDKKFFENALEFKEVRARDVMIPRKEIVALDIEEDIDALKKLFIESGHSKIPIYSDDLDNIIGYCHARQLFKKPQKIEDIIHEMPSKPETAAADEMMAFMMAEQKSMVCIIDEYGGTAGIATLEDITEEIVGEIEDEHDEEDLPFFKEDENTFLLTARHEIDLLNEKYGWNIEEEGEYDTLGGYILYHHRNIPSIDEEIDIDGYIFNIVTMDGARIDMVRVHFPIPEED from the coding sequence ATGAACGAAAATATAATTTATATAGGACTTTGCCTTTTATTTTCAGCCTTCTTTTCTGCAACAGAAATTGCCTTTGTTTCAGCAAATAGGTTACATATAGAAGTACAAAGAACAAAGGATTCCTTTACAGGTAGATTAATCAATAAGTTTTTTGAAAATAAATCGACCTTCATTACCACCATTCTAATTGGAAACACTTCTGCATTAGTAATGTATGGTATTTTTGTATCGAATGTTCTGGACCCAGTCCTTCAAGCATTTTTTATAAAACAGCTTCCAACATTAGATAGTAGTTCATTAGAAATTTCAGTATTAATTTCTCAAACTATATTATCTACAGTAGTTGTTTTAATTACAGCAGAGTTTCTCCCAAAAAGTTTAACAATGCTCAATCCAGATGTATTTCTAAACATTGCAGCCCCACCAATGAACGTAATCTACATTGTTATGTATCCAATTACGTGGGTTGTAGAAAAACTCTCTCAGTTTACCATTAGATATTTAATGGGTATTAAGAGTGAAGAAGAAGAAACCCCCTTTAACCTCACCGACTTAGGACAGTACATACAAGAAATTGATATTGCTACCCAAGATGATGATGATACTGAAGCAGAAAGTATTGATAAAAAATTCTTTGAAAATGCTCTTGAATTTAAAGAAGTGAGAGCAAGAGATGTAATGATCCCTAGAAAGGAAATTGTTGCTTTAGATATTGAAGAAGATATTGATGCTCTCAAAAAGCTATTTATTGAAAGCGGACATTCTAAAATACCAATATATAGTGATGATCTAGATAATATTATTGGCTATTGCCATGCTAGACAACTTTTTAAGAAGCCACAGAAAATAGAAGATATTATTCATGAAATGCCCTCTAAACCAGAAACCGCTGCAGCAGATGAAATGATGGCATTTATGATGGCAGAACAAAAAAGTATGGTCTGTATTATTGACGAATATGGAGGTACAGCAGGTATTGCTACTTTAGAAGATATTACCGAAGAAATAGTTGGTGAAATTGAAGATGAGCATGACGAAGAAGATTTACCTTTCTTTAAAGAGGATGAAAACACTTTCTTGCTAACTGCTCGTCATGAAATTGATTTACTAAACGAAAAATACGGTTGGAATATAGAAGAAGAAGGTGAATACGATACTCTTGGGGGGTATATATTGTACCATCACAGGAACATTCCTAGCATTGATGAAGAAATTGATATCGACGGCTACATCTTTAATATTGTAACAATGGATGGTGCACGAATTGATATGGTAAGAGTTCATTTCCCCATTCCAGAAGAAGATTAA
- a CDS encoding helix-turn-helix domain-containing protein has protein sequence MEKATPNVISFQTGSVDYVLEQLKTKLNGTIENNVLSVNHPLLKLTYEKIETLEGLDILLHDVYFKQDLDINIEGNNEGVKYIYYRFEYIGNILFDINDPEKDKLKNAVNCMLMFSTQRAVVIKGLKGERSRWLSVRISKDFLEQNATIIYNNFFKIFDIEQRWAYFEIAPVDVILMLEKIFTLKENTSIALKKSIILGKTIEMIGTFVDRMLKREDNSFNKTLHENDLKLMFNLKEELTQLFDKTPLLPDLAKKYGISESKLKRDFKVVFGTTIPRFHQNFRLEAAYTILSTEHKAIIEVARIVGFSSISKFSSIFKKHYGVSPKEVSIKYKN, from the coding sequence ATGGAAAAGGCAACCCCTAATGTTATTTCATTTCAAACAGGTTCAGTTGATTATGTTTTAGAGCAACTAAAAACAAAATTGAATGGGACAATAGAAAATAATGTACTCTCAGTAAATCACCCTCTTTTAAAACTTACTTACGAAAAAATAGAGACTCTTGAGGGGTTGGATATATTACTTCATGATGTTTATTTTAAACAAGATTTGGACATTAACATTGAAGGGAATAATGAAGGGGTAAAATACATTTATTATAGATTTGAATATATTGGAAATATACTATTTGATATTAATGATCCTGAAAAAGATAAATTGAAAAATGCAGTAAACTGTATGTTGATGTTTAGCACGCAAAGGGCAGTGGTAATAAAAGGTTTGAAGGGAGAAAGGAGTAGATGGTTATCTGTTAGAATATCAAAAGATTTTTTAGAGCAAAATGCTACAATTATTTATAATAATTTTTTTAAAATTTTTGATATTGAACAACGTTGGGCCTATTTCGAGATTGCTCCAGTTGATGTTATTTTAATGTTAGAGAAAATTTTCACCTTAAAAGAAAACACCTCAATTGCCCTTAAGAAAAGTATTATTCTTGGTAAGACAATTGAGATGATAGGTACTTTTGTAGATAGAATGTTGAAACGAGAAGATAACTCGTTTAACAAGACATTACATGAAAATGACCTTAAACTCATGTTTAATTTAAAAGAAGAACTAACGCAACTTTTTGATAAAACCCCTTTGCTACCAGATTTAGCCAAAAAGTATGGTATATCAGAATCTAAATTGAAAAGAGATTTTAAAGTAGTTTTTGGAACTACAATACCTCGTTTTCATCAAAATTTCCGTTTAGAGGCTGCTTATACTATTCTTTCAACAGAACATAAAGCAATCATAGAAGTAGCACGAATAGTAGGCTTTTCATCTATATCTAAATTCTCTTCTATCTTTAAAAAGCATTATGGAGTATCGCCTAAAGAAGTATCAATAAAATATAAAAACTAG
- a CDS encoding amidohydrolase translates to MKSKYILLVFISLIVASCTSKPIEEADIIFTNGKIYTVNDNQPWAEAVGVKDNKIILVGSSIEAKKYMGDKTEVINLHGKMMLPGFVSGHDHLISSNWMKAGVPLFDAKSKADYLKLIKEYADQNPDEPIVFGYGWNKDAYGGWPTAKDLDEAVPDRPAMIFDFTIHDMWLNTKALEAGKISKDTKDPNPGLTYWRRDANGAPEGVGVELAWLDAFIAAGAWNPSKMMKESQELLYNKAASCGLTSVINQGLITPNITNLKVYKEDMKWSFEYLDKLDKEGKLKLRTFQNYVYKNSKDDVDLLISETLALKEKYNSDRLRMHGIKVHPEGNWNSNTSLMLEPFLNTGTVGVSGIKENLLLEIHNKANDNGLDVHVHVDGSATTRYTINAIEASRKRGNTSARNVLQHYFWTHPEDHKRVVEMNIPVNTTPLFGTDWQGQTKDAYKFLGEERVNTYFMKYTSLSKDGSHNVSISADIPSSPVELLDPLFNLETAVTLQDPQNENSQAFPPTEVPLDLITGIKALTIYPAWQARMEDKIGSIEVGKYADLVILEDNIFEVGKRDLSKIKVNATMMDGKFTFKRQKGVAVNYNPQHEITIPSQIGCCEHGNHKH, encoded by the coding sequence ATGAAATCTAAATATATCCTTCTTGTCTTCATTTCCCTTATTGTTGCTTCTTGTACTTCAAAACCAATTGAAGAAGCAGATATTATTTTCACTAATGGGAAAATTTATACTGTTAATGATAACCAACCTTGGGCAGAAGCAGTAGGTGTAAAAGACAATAAAATAATCCTTGTAGGATCTTCTATTGAGGCTAAAAAATATATGGGAGATAAAACTGAAGTAATTAATTTACATGGTAAAATGATGTTACCCGGATTTGTAAGTGGACACGATCACTTAATTTCATCAAACTGGATGAAAGCTGGTGTACCTCTTTTTGATGCAAAATCTAAAGCAGATTATTTAAAACTGATTAAAGAGTATGCCGATCAAAACCCTGATGAACCTATTGTATTTGGATATGGTTGGAACAAAGATGCTTATGGTGGATGGCCAACTGCAAAAGACTTAGATGAAGCTGTTCCTGATCGCCCAGCTATGATTTTTGATTTTACAATCCATGATATGTGGCTTAATACTAAGGCTTTAGAAGCTGGTAAAATATCGAAAGATACAAAAGACCCAAACCCTGGACTTACTTATTGGAGAAGAGATGCTAATGGTGCTCCAGAGGGAGTTGGTGTAGAATTGGCATGGTTAGATGCCTTTATTGCTGCAGGTGCTTGGAATCCATCTAAAATGATGAAAGAAAGCCAAGAGTTATTGTATAATAAAGCGGCTTCTTGTGGGTTAACTTCGGTTATTAATCAAGGGTTAATTACTCCAAACATTACCAACTTAAAAGTATATAAAGAAGATATGAAATGGTCTTTTGAGTACTTAGATAAGCTAGATAAAGAGGGTAAATTAAAGCTACGTACTTTTCAGAATTATGTCTATAAAAATAGTAAAGATGATGTTGACTTACTAATTTCTGAAACTCTTGCTTTAAAAGAAAAATACAATAGCGACCGTTTAAGAATGCACGGTATTAAAGTGCACCCTGAAGGAAATTGGAACTCTAATACTTCTTTAATGCTTGAGCCATTTTTAAACACAGGTACGGTTGGAGTTTCTGGAATAAAAGAAAATCTTCTGTTAGAAATTCATAATAAAGCGAATGACAACGGATTAGATGTACATGTGCATGTAGATGGATCTGCTACGACTCGCTATACAATTAATGCAATCGAAGCGTCTCGTAAAAGAGGAAATACATCTGCTAGAAATGTACTTCAACATTATTTCTGGACACACCCAGAAGATCATAAACGTGTGGTAGAAATGAATATCCCAGTAAATACAACACCATTATTTGGTACAGATTGGCAAGGACAAACAAAAGATGCCTATAAATTTTTAGGAGAAGAGCGTGTAAATACTTACTTCATGAAGTACACTTCTTTATCAAAAGATGGAAGCCACAATGTAAGTATCTCTGCAGATATACCTAGTTCTCCTGTAGAATTATTAGATCCACTTTTCAACTTAGAAACCGCTGTAACATTACAGGATCCTCAGAATGAGAATTCTCAAGCTTTTCCTCCAACAGAAGTTCCATTAGACCTAATTACAGGTATTAAAGCCTTAACAATTTATCCTGCTTGGCAAGCACGTATGGAAGATAAAATTGGTAGCATAGAAGTAGGAAAATATGCCGATCTAGTTATTCTTGAAGACAACATTTTTGAAGTAGGTAAAAGAGACCTATCAAAAATTAAGGTAAATGCTACTATGATGGATGGTAAATTTACTTTTAAAAGACAAAAGGGAGTAGCAGTAAATTATAATCCTCAGCATGAGATAACAATACCTTCTCAAATTGGTTGCTGTGAACATGGTAATCATAAGCATTAA
- a CDS encoding helix-turn-helix transcriptional regulator — protein MFKISTFKEYTIALIEIYGGVEVSDTTIEIDNKRCIGVIKKVELEVGLACVLQRYEIKENIKLELDYRSLKDYDYIFGVFTTGDLIKLKETDQEQSVTSNRRNYGIYTSSNHIQIDGNLNKGVDNLVVIFFVTKEFISTKLSKDASKKLFSSDKFYHYFDDIKELDFYNYILKKSLKKNYHLLDKNLYFQLGALFYLILEEIESFNLNTKINFVKANISDYERTILFEIKRDILKDLSEKPSVEKICKKVGIHLNKLELMFQSIFGYTIYNYYQYKRLKAAALEIELQKSTIKEIAYDYGFTDMAHFSNSFKKQFGVPPSKYKSTSFS, from the coding sequence ATGTTTAAAATTAGTACCTTTAAAGAGTATACAATAGCTCTTATAGAAATATATGGAGGGGTAGAGGTATCAGATACAACTATTGAAATAGATAATAAAAGATGTATAGGGGTAATTAAGAAGGTAGAACTAGAGGTAGGCCTTGCTTGTGTTTTACAGCGTTATGAAATAAAAGAGAACATAAAATTAGAATTAGACTATCGATCACTAAAAGATTACGATTATATATTTGGTGTTTTTACTACAGGAGATTTGATCAAACTTAAAGAAACAGATCAAGAGCAATCAGTAACTAGCAATAGAAGAAATTATGGTATTTATACATCCTCTAATCATATTCAAATTGATGGTAATTTAAATAAAGGTGTAGATAACCTTGTGGTTATATTTTTTGTTACAAAGGAATTTATTTCTACAAAACTATCAAAAGATGCATCTAAAAAACTCTTTAGTTCAGATAAGTTTTATCATTATTTTGATGATATCAAAGAGTTGGATTTCTATAATTATATTTTGAAAAAAAGTTTAAAAAAGAATTATCACCTATTAGATAAGAATTTATATTTCCAATTGGGAGCACTCTTCTATTTAATTTTAGAGGAGATTGAATCGTTTAATTTAAACACAAAAATAAATTTTGTGAAAGCGAATATTAGTGATTATGAACGTACAATACTTTTTGAGATAAAAAGAGATATACTAAAAGATTTATCAGAAAAACCTTCTGTAGAAAAAATCTGTAAAAAAGTTGGTATCCATTTAAATAAATTGGAATTAATGTTTCAATCTATTTTTGGCTATACCATCTATAATTACTATCAATATAAGCGTTTAAAGGCTGCAGCTTTAGAAATAGAGTTGCAAAAATCTACCATAAAAGAAATAGCGTATGATTATGGTTTTACAGACATGGCACATTTTTCCAATAGCTTTAAAAAGCAGTTTGGAGTACCTCCTTCTAAATATAAGTCTACTTCTTTCTCTTAA
- the tpx gene encoding thiol peroxidase, with protein sequence MAEITLKGNAIQTIGELPAIGSQAPDFTLVKADLSEVSLSDLKGKKVILNIFPSVDTGTCAMSTRTFNAKASDLENTVVVCVSKDLPFAFGRFCGAEGLDAVITGSAFKSTSFEDAYGLKITTGPLAGLCSRSVVVLDEEGKVVYTEQVKETVDEPNYEAAIAAV encoded by the coding sequence ATGGCAGAAATTACATTAAAGGGGAACGCTATCCAAACTATTGGTGAATTGCCAGCAATAGGTTCTCAAGCACCAGACTTTACACTAGTAAAAGCAGACCTTTCAGAAGTATCATTATCTGATTTAAAAGGTAAAAAAGTAATCTTAAACATTTTTCCAAGTGTAGATACAGGTACTTGTGCTATGTCTACTCGTACTTTTAATGCAAAAGCATCAGATTTAGAAAATACTGTTGTTGTTTGTGTATCTAAAGATTTACCATTTGCATTTGGTAGATTCTGTGGCGCTGAAGGTTTAGATGCAGTTATTACTGGTTCTGCTTTTAAAAGCACATCTTTTGAAGATGCTTACGGTTTAAAAATCACTACAGGTCCTTTAGCAGGTTTATGCTCTAGATCAGTTGTTGTTTTAGACGAAGAAGGAAAAGTAGTTTACACTGAACAAGTGAAAGAAACTGTTGATGAGCCTAATTATGAAGCAGCTATTGCAGCCGTATAA
- a CDS encoding GLPGLI family protein — protein sequence MTKLSQHFILFLLFYFVFTLCICGQSSSYEFLTPLKIEAFYTFDFKEDDTDNTFYINSFVLQVGANNKSKFSSHEKLLSDEFNMNSNVSNERLNYMNADNPVAPIYLQSELFKENDQVTHYNRVGFDIYSYQESIATILDWKISNEKKRIEGYVCQKATCTYGDKTYEAWFTKQVPIAEGPYKFKGLPGLIVKLYDLDKDYVFTLVYLKKLASNKRIIIEKSYQNSTSIDKNAYHSILSKSIKNTSINLPTELGCSRHGLHDH from the coding sequence ATGACAAAGCTATCTCAGCACTTTATTCTATTTCTACTATTCTATTTTGTGTTTACTTTATGTATTTGTGGTCAATCATCTTCGTACGAATTTTTGACACCTTTAAAAATTGAAGCGTTCTATACATTCGATTTCAAGGAAGATGATACTGATAACACCTTCTACATTAACTCATTTGTTCTACAAGTTGGAGCAAATAACAAATCAAAATTTAGTAGTCATGAAAAGTTACTTTCTGATGAGTTCAACATGAATTCTAATGTAAGTAATGAGCGTTTAAACTATATGAATGCAGATAATCCTGTTGCTCCAATATACTTACAAAGTGAGCTTTTTAAGGAGAATGATCAGGTTACACATTACAATAGAGTAGGTTTTGATATCTACTCTTACCAAGAATCTATTGCCACAATTTTAGATTGGAAAATCTCTAACGAAAAGAAACGAATTGAAGGTTATGTTTGCCAAAAAGCTACTTGTACTTATGGTGATAAAACCTATGAAGCTTGGTTTACAAAACAGGTTCCGATTGCCGAAGGTCCGTATAAATTTAAAGGGCTTCCTGGCTTAATAGTCAAACTTTATGATTTAGATAAAGACTATGTTTTCACATTAGTTTATTTAAAAAAATTGGCCTCTAATAAACGTATCATTATAGAAAAATCTTATCAAAATTCCACCTCTATAGATAAAAACGCCTACCATTCTATCCTTTCAAAAAGCATAAAAAACACCTCTATTAATTTACCTACAGAACTTGGTTGCAGTAGGCATGGATTGCATGATCATTGA
- a CDS encoding S8 family serine peptidase, with amino-acid sequence MEHAKFKLAIALFLGFLFISCTPNENLNIDQPVKEQDLTTEVKDTYIVLLENQLSNARTKTAPVDFAQRQIDMRIQAESFVQEFKIPTTMIDRVYGGVVNGFTVKISDQKTLEALKADDRVFSIEKDEVFLLDNTESTIINSVSTQTTPWGITRVGGALTYAGTNVAYIIDSGIDLNHPDLNVDETKGYNIFKFGIDSRTLDDTNGHGTHVAGTVAAIDNNIGVVGVAAGASVIPVKVVTYYGGGTASGIIEGVNFVGTNGQSGDVANMSLGIPTNASLDRAVKVAAAKGIKFVLAAGNESQNTSNVSPARADGTNVYTISAIDSTDAFAYFSNFGASVDWAAPGVSILSTTINGNYGLNSGTSMAAPHAAGVLLLGAPRASGNVKNDPDDSTDVIISR; translated from the coding sequence ATGGAACACGCAAAATTTAAACTAGCGATAGCTCTATTCTTGGGCTTCCTATTCATTTCATGTACTCCAAATGAAAATCTAAACATCGATCAACCAGTTAAAGAACAAGATCTTACAACAGAAGTAAAAGACACCTACATTGTTTTATTAGAGAATCAGCTATCTAATGCAAGAACCAAAACTGCTCCTGTAGATTTTGCACAACGACAAATTGATATGCGCATTCAAGCAGAAAGTTTTGTACAGGAATTCAAGATTCCAACTACAATGATAGACCGGGTATATGGCGGTGTTGTAAACGGATTTACAGTTAAGATTTCTGATCAAAAAACATTAGAGGCACTTAAAGCTGATGACCGTGTTTTTAGTATTGAAAAAGACGAGGTATTTCTTTTAGATAATACCGAAAGTACTATAATTAATAGTGTTTCTACTCAAACAACTCCTTGGGGAATTACTAGAGTTGGAGGAGCATTAACCTATGCAGGTACTAATGTTGCCTATATTATTGATTCTGGCATAGATCTTAACCACCCCGATTTAAATGTTGACGAGACAAAAGGTTATAATATCTTTAAATTTGGAATAGATAGCCGAACACTTGACGATACTAACGGACATGGAACACATGTTGCCGGTACGGTAGCTGCAATAGATAATAATATTGGTGTAGTAGGTGTTGCTGCAGGAGCATCTGTTATTCCTGTTAAAGTTGTTACTTACTATGGTGGAGGTACTGCTTCTGGAATAATTGAGGGTGTAAACTTTGTAGGTACAAACGGACAAAGTGGCGATGTAGCAAATATGAGTCTTGGTATTCCAACAAACGCATCTTTAGATAGAGCTGTAAAAGTTGCAGCAGCTAAAGGTATCAAATTTGTTCTTGCTGCCGGAAATGAGTCTCAAAATACAAGTAATGTATCTCCTGCTAGAGCAGATGGAACTAATGTCTATACCATATCTGCAATTGATAGTACAGATGCATTTGCTTATTTTTCTAATTTTGGTGCTTCTGTAGATTGGGCTGCTCCAGGTGTTAGCATATTATCAACCACAATAAATGGAAATTATGGACTTAATAGTGGAACATCTATGGCTGCTCCTCATGCTGCTGGAGTTTTACTATTAGGAGCCCCAAGAGCTTCTGGAAATGTAAAAAATGATCCTGACGATAGTACTGATGTTATCATAAGTAGATAA
- a CDS encoding class I SAM-dependent methyltransferase translates to MNKEIVRTKEANTVYNRRTLDSDYRTLKSILKPGMKVLDIGCGTGAISRDIAEFIGNNGHVIGIDRTASAIENGKQVYGDVPNLTLKAVDLFDFYSDEKFDLIVGARVLQWLSTPKEALVKIKSLLKDGGQVSILDYNHNRLEWVPQPPISMQRFYKAFLLWRKEAGMNNAIGSDLPHLLEEVGFKNVHSINAQEDYTRNRSDFEDRLNIWSHVADLKQIIEEGYFSEKDRIKAKETYEEWVKTAAVSMSMKLFDVRGTFTSK, encoded by the coding sequence ATGAACAAAGAAATAGTTAGAACTAAAGAAGCAAACACCGTCTATAACAGAAGAACATTAGATAGTGATTATAGAACGCTAAAATCGATATTAAAACCAGGCATGAAAGTGTTGGATATTGGCTGTGGTACTGGTGCAATTTCTAGAGATATTGCAGAATTTATTGGTAATAATGGTCATGTGATAGGAATAGATAGAACAGCATCAGCAATAGAGAATGGCAAACAAGTTTATGGAGATGTGCCTAATTTGACATTAAAAGCAGTTGATTTATTTGACTTTTATTCAGATGAAAAGTTTGATTTAATTGTTGGTGCAAGAGTTTTACAATGGTTAAGTACTCCCAAAGAAGCTTTAGTGAAGATCAAAAGTTTATTAAAAGATGGAGGGCAAGTTTCTATTTTAGATTATAACCATAATCGTTTAGAGTGGGTTCCTCAACCACCAATTTCTATGCAACGTTTCTATAAAGCATTTTTATTATGGAGAAAAGAAGCAGGAATGAATAATGCTATAGGTTCTGATTTGCCTCATTTATTAGAAGAAGTCGGATTTAAAAATGTACATTCTATCAATGCACAAGAAGATTATACAAGAAATAGAAGTGATTTTGAAGACCGTTTAAATATATGGTCTCATGTTGCAGATCTTAAGCAAATAATAGAGGAGGGGTACTTTTCCGAAAAGGATAGAATTAAAGCAAAAGAAACGTATGAAGAATGGGTAAAAACTGCTGCCGTATCTATGTCTATGAAATTATTTGATGTTCGAGGTACATTCACTTCAAAATAG
- a CDS encoding HD domain-containing protein: MNPSQQEIINKTAKFIEEKFAGEGTGHDWHHIYRVWKSAEQIAKTENCNAYIVSLSALLHDIADHKFYNGDLLEGSRQTKTWLEQAGADKDTIEQVADIVKRVSFKGANVKDEMPSIEGQVVQDADRLDAIGAIGIARAFAYGGSKHRSLYDPKEVYEMHTDFDSYHKSESSTVAHFYEKLLLLKDRMHTETAKKIAAKRHQYMEGFLEQFYGEWEGKL, translated from the coding sequence ATGAATCCATCTCAGCAAGAAATAATTAATAAAACAGCCAAATTTATAGAAGAAAAGTTTGCAGGTGAAGGTACAGGCCATGATTGGCACCACATTTATCGTGTTTGGAAATCTGCAGAGCAAATTGCTAAAACTGAGAACTGTAACGCTTATATTGTTTCACTCTCTGCACTTCTACATGATATTGCCGACCATAAATTCTATAATGGAGATTTACTAGAAGGTAGCAGACAAACAAAAACTTGGCTTGAACAAGCTGGTGCTGATAAAGATACAATCGAACAAGTGGCTGATATTGTAAAAAGAGTTTCTTTTAAAGGGGCAAATGTGAAAGACGAAATGCCCTCTATAGAAGGGCAAGTTGTACAAGATGCTGATAGATTAGATGCTATTGGTGCCATTGGTATAGCAAGGGCTTTTGCTTATGGCGGTAGTAAACACCGTTCTCTTTATGACCCTAAAGAGGTATATGAAATGCATACAGATTTTGATAGTTACCATAAAAGTGAATCGTCTACGGTAGCTCATTTCTACGAAAAACTCCTTCTTTTAAAAGATAGAATGCATACAGAAACTGCTAAAAAAATTGCTGCAAAACGACATCAATATATGGAAGGTTTTCTTGAACAATTTTATGGAGAATGGGAAGGCAAGCTATAA